The following coding sequences lie in one Micropterus dolomieu isolate WLL.071019.BEF.003 ecotype Adirondacks linkage group LG15, ASM2129224v1, whole genome shotgun sequence genomic window:
- the chchd1 gene encoding coiled-coil-helix-coiled-coil-helix domain-containing protein 1, whose amino-acid sequence MAAQGGMLFQEKVSRLLSRQNGKPVLKPNKTLALKDAVANRKLKKGEATCVTEMSVMMACWKQNNFVDGLCSNEMNAFYTCVAKAQAAMKNKSEQTNIQGGRLHPKQATTLLKRFPNLRTEI is encoded by the exons ATGGCGGCGCAGGGAGGCATGCTGTTCCAGGAGAAGGTCAGCAGGCTGCTCAGTAGGCAGAACGGAAAACCAGTACTCAAACCCAACAAGACTCTGGCTTTAAAAGATGCTGTAGCCAACCGCAAACTGAAGAAAGGAG AGGCCACCTGTGTTACAGAGATGTCAGTCATGATGGCCTGTTGGAAGCAGAACAACTTTGTGGATGGTCTGTGCTCCAATGAGATGAACGCCTTCTACACTTGTGTTGCGAAGGCTCAG GCTGCTATGAAGAATAAATCTGAACAGACCAACATCCAGGGAGGACGCCTACACCCCAAACAAGCCACAACCCTGCTGAAGAGATTTCCCAACCTGCGCACTGAGATCTAA